In the Drosophila takahashii strain IR98-3 E-12201 chromosome 3R, DtakHiC1v2, whole genome shotgun sequence genome, one interval contains:
- the cindr gene encoding platelet binding protein GspB isoform X1, with translation MDNNICAIVEYEYAAKEPDELDLQKGAIIHRIKQMPGGWWQGTLKSSGTTGMFPDNFVRVLESGISSNGNGTTGSGDHIDEATAVQLRDKSATSNRRCKVIYSYTQVNDDELTLAVGDVIEFLGEVEEGWWRGRLRSKVGVFPSNFVQHIEPSPILASKRPPTIGATVTTSSLTSKAANVANVAATSTVSTGGGGTSGTTGTTNNSTAKQATKSRVNTAGSSAPAETAAIVSGSVSGSGAASAAPAVVPMLPPKPQREFCRVEFPYAPQNDDELELKVDDIITVITTELPDKGWWKGEIRGKVGVFPDNFVKMLAPSEVAPINEPPTTTTQPQNQRKISNTASTASHMTTTNSSNSSSTTSVTTQQQKEQIGSTTSKVYIKKTGSSSNSTTSSTTTASSSAGRKESFGSRDSLNDILSETGLPTGNVAAQRKSLENKNLDLTKPPGVGASVVAIGQQRSSTSSATTTTSSSATTISTGLTSSSVSKSMENMLDEKVKSPPPPVLSKKPSVPLKKTPTGGVPVAGNLLGGKQKKNPEGKLTTAVSHDLADGLTASKMLSGANQLPESGAAGNVVIRRAATIAVEDTDFDRVERSSILTDMRQGRVKAPKRRPPSAAINVLGESNNNSVYVNGSGMAGGGGSASELSEDGGAGGKTSDDNSTGEEPQLAKPKPREWEKKKAPWMEELKASQVTRKKTSPSVEPRGASVAERASKLFAAEQAISSSSSSTTTKVQSSAVTSSMFVENSTTSSSVTTSSTSSTTTNDAIMSRSLTAAAKQVQAVSSDEETRATRPNSLAIRNQRSVSPLVKSSNASSSQSQEEKEKEKEKPASNQLNNHQDASSTRVAQLEQRVDKLEGLVLNQQRTIEELVNALKSEAERVKILRSELDKYAQCVTQV, from the exons ATGGACAACAACA TCTGTGCAATAGTCGAATACGAATATGCGGCCAAGGAGCCGGACGAGCTGGATCTCCAGAAAGGTGCCATTATCCATCGGATCAAGCAGATGCCCGGCGGCTGGTGGCAGGGCACTTTGAAGTCCTCCGGGACTACGGGCATGTTTCCGGACAACTTTGTCCGTGTGCTGGAGTCCGGAATCAGCAGTAATGGCAACGGGACCACTGGGAGTGGCGACCATATCGACGAGGCAACAGCTGTGCAACTGAG GGACAAATCCGCGACATCGAATCGCCGCTGCAAAGTCATCTACAGTTACACACAAGTCAACGACGACGAACTGACGCTCGCCGTGGGTGATGTCATTGAATTCCTAGGGGAG GTCGAGGAAGGCTGGTGGCGCGGTCGTCTGCGCAGCAAAGTCGGCGTCTTCCCATCGAACTTTGTGCAACATATCGAGCCGTCTCCCATTTTGGCCTCCAAACGGCCACCGACAATTGGCGCCACCGTGACCACATCGTCGCTGACGTCCAAGGCGGCGAATGTTGCGAATGTGGCAGCCACATCCACAGTTTcaactggaggaggaggaacctCTGGCACCACTGGCACAACCAACAACTCAACAGCCAAGCAGGCAACCAAGAGCAGAGTAAATACTGCAGGATCTTCAGCTCCAGCGGAAACAGCGGCCATAGTTTCGGGATCGGTATCAGGATCTGGAGCAGCATCTGCAGCACCTGCAGTAGTTCCAATGCTGCCACCCAAACCACAGCGGGAATTCTGCCGGGTGGAGTTCCCCTACGCCCCGCAAAACGATGATGAACTGGAGCTTAAAGTGGACGACATAATCACAGTGATCACCACGGAATTGCCCGATAAAGGCTGGTGGAAAGGAGAAATCCGCGGAAAAGTGGGCGTTTTTCCCGATAACTTTGTGAAAATGCTGGCACCCTCGGAAG TTGCTCCGATCAACGAGCCACCAACCACAACCACACAGCCTCAAAATCAGAGGAAGATCAGCAACACCGCCAGCACCGCCAGCCACATGACCACAACGAACTCCAGCAACTCCAGCAGCACCACCTCGGTGACCAcgcagcagcagaaggagcAGATCGGATCCACCACCTCGAAGGTGTACATCAAGAAGAccgggagcagcagcaacagcaccaccagcagcaccaccacagCCTCGTCCTCGGCGGGTCGCAAGGAGAGCTTCGGATCCCGTGATTCCCTCAACGATATCCTGAGTGAAACGGGTCTGCCCACCGGCAATGTGGCCGCCCAAAGGAAGTCCCTGGAGAACAAGAACCTGGATCTGACCAAACCGCCGGGTGTCGGCGCCTCAGTGGTTGCCATTGGACAGCAGAGGAGCAGCACCTCCagtgccaccaccaccacctcctcctcagCCACCACGATATCCACCGGACTGACCTCCTCGTCGGTGAGCAAATCCATGGAGAACATGCTGGACGAGAAGGTCAAgtcgccaccgccgccggtgCTCAGCAAGAAGCCAAGCGTGCCGCTCAAGAAAACTCCCACGGGTGGGGTGCCTGTGGCCG GTAATCTTCTGGGCGGCAAGCAGAAGAAGAATCCCGAGGGCAAGCTCACCACTGCTGTGTCCCATGATTTGGCGGATGGTCTGACGGCGAGTAAGATGCTCTCAGGTGCCAATCAACTACCGGAATCCGGAGCAGCTGGCAACGTGGTGATCCGGAGGGCAGCTACCATCGCGGTGGAGGATACAGACTTCGATCGCGTGGAGCGTTCCTCGATACTTACGGATATGCGGCAGGGAAGGGTCAAAGCGCCCAAGAGACGTCCTCCATCGGCGGCTATAAACGTGCTGGGCGAGAGCAATAATAATTCCGTATACGTAAATGGCAGTGGAAtggctggaggaggaggaagtgcCAGTGAGCTGAGTGAAGATGGCGGTGCTGGAGGAAAAACCTCTGATGACAACTCGACGGGCGAGGAACCACAGTTGGCCAAACCGAAGCCACGCGAGTGGGAAAAGAAGAAGGCGCCCTGGATGGAGGAGCTGAAGGCCTCGCAGGTCACGCGGAAGAAGACCTCGCCCAGTGTGGAGCCCCGCGGAGCTTCGGTGGCCGAAAGGGCCTCCAAACTCTTTGCGGCCGAGCAGGCCatcagcagtagcagcagcagtaccACAACGAAAGTGCAATCTTCGGCGGTGACATCATCGATGTTTGTGGAGAATTCAACGACCAGCAGTTCGGTGACCACCAGCAGCActagcagcaccaccaccaatGATGCCATCATGTCGCGCAGCCTGACGGCAGCGGCCAAGCAGGTCCAAGCAGTCAGCAGTGACGAGGAGACGAGAGCCACGAGGCCAAATAGTCTGGCTATACGAAATCAACGAAGTGTTTCACCTCTGGTTAAGAGCTCCAATGCCAGCAGTTCGCAGTcgcaggaggagaaggagaaggaaaagGAGAAGCCCGCCTCCAACCAACTGAATAACCATCAGGATGCCAGCTCCACGAGGGTAGCCCAACTGGAGCAGCGGGTGGATAAGCTGGAGGGCCTGGTGCTCAATCAACAACGAACCATCGAGGAGCTGGTAAATGCCCTGAAATCCGAGGCCGAACGCGTCAAGATTTTAAGGAGCGAACTGGACAAATACGCGCAGTGCGTGACGCAAGTTTGA
- the cindr gene encoding serine-rich adhesin for platelets isoform X2: MTTTNSSNSSSTTSVTTQQQKEQIGSTTSKVYIKKTGSSSNSTTSSTTTASSSAGRKESFGSRDSLNDILSETGLPTGNVAAQRKSLENKNLDLTKPPGVGASVVAIGQQRSSTSSATTTTSSSATTISTGLTSSSVSKSMENMLDEKVKSPPPPVLSKKPSVPLKKTPTGGVPVAGNLLGGKQKKNPEGKLTTAVSHDLADGLTASKMLSGANQLPESGAAGNVVIRRAATIAVEDTDFDRVERSSILTDMRQGRVKAPKRRPPSAAINVLGESNNNSVYVNGSGMAGGGGSASELSEDGGAGGKTSDDNSTGEEPQLAKPKPREWEKKKAPWMEELKASQVTRKKTSPSVEPRGASVAERASKLFAAEQAISSSSSSTTTKVQSSAVTSSMFVENSTTSSSVTTSSTSSTTTNDAIMSRSLTAAAKQVQAVSSDEETRATRPNSLAIRNQRSVSPLVKSSNASSSQSQEEKEKEKEKPASNQLNNHQDASSTRVAQLEQRVDKLEGLVLNQQRTIEELVNALKSEAERVKILRSELDKYAQCVTQV; this comes from the exons ATGACCACAACGAACTCCAGCAACTCCAGCAGCACCACCTCGGTGACCAcgcagcagcagaaggagcAGATCGGATCCACCACCTCGAAGGTGTACATCAAGAAGAccgggagcagcagcaacagcaccaccagcagcaccaccacagCCTCGTCCTCGGCGGGTCGCAAGGAGAGCTTCGGATCCCGTGATTCCCTCAACGATATCCTGAGTGAAACGGGTCTGCCCACCGGCAATGTGGCCGCCCAAAGGAAGTCCCTGGAGAACAAGAACCTGGATCTGACCAAACCGCCGGGTGTCGGCGCCTCAGTGGTTGCCATTGGACAGCAGAGGAGCAGCACCTCCagtgccaccaccaccacctcctcctcagCCACCACGATATCCACCGGACTGACCTCCTCGTCGGTGAGCAAATCCATGGAGAACATGCTGGACGAGAAGGTCAAgtcgccaccgccgccggtgCTCAGCAAGAAGCCAAGCGTGCCGCTCAAGAAAACTCCCACGGGTGGGGTGCCTGTGGCCG GTAATCTTCTGGGCGGCAAGCAGAAGAAGAATCCCGAGGGCAAGCTCACCACTGCTGTGTCCCATGATTTGGCGGATGGTCTGACGGCGAGTAAGATGCTCTCAGGTGCCAATCAACTACCGGAATCCGGAGCAGCTGGCAACGTGGTGATCCGGAGGGCAGCTACCATCGCGGTGGAGGATACAGACTTCGATCGCGTGGAGCGTTCCTCGATACTTACGGATATGCGGCAGGGAAGGGTCAAAGCGCCCAAGAGACGTCCTCCATCGGCGGCTATAAACGTGCTGGGCGAGAGCAATAATAATTCCGTATACGTAAATGGCAGTGGAAtggctggaggaggaggaagtgcCAGTGAGCTGAGTGAAGATGGCGGTGCTGGAGGAAAAACCTCTGATGACAACTCGACGGGCGAGGAACCACAGTTGGCCAAACCGAAGCCACGCGAGTGGGAAAAGAAGAAGGCGCCCTGGATGGAGGAGCTGAAGGCCTCGCAGGTCACGCGGAAGAAGACCTCGCCCAGTGTGGAGCCCCGCGGAGCTTCGGTGGCCGAAAGGGCCTCCAAACTCTTTGCGGCCGAGCAGGCCatcagcagtagcagcagcagtaccACAACGAAAGTGCAATCTTCGGCGGTGACATCATCGATGTTTGTGGAGAATTCAACGACCAGCAGTTCGGTGACCACCAGCAGCActagcagcaccaccaccaatGATGCCATCATGTCGCGCAGCCTGACGGCAGCGGCCAAGCAGGTCCAAGCAGTCAGCAGTGACGAGGAGACGAGAGCCACGAGGCCAAATAGTCTGGCTATACGAAATCAACGAAGTGTTTCACCTCTGGTTAAGAGCTCCAATGCCAGCAGTTCGCAGTcgcaggaggagaaggagaaggaaaagGAGAAGCCCGCCTCCAACCAACTGAATAACCATCAGGATGCCAGCTCCACGAGGGTAGCCCAACTGGAGCAGCGGGTGGATAAGCTGGAGGGCCTGGTGCTCAATCAACAACGAACCATCGAGGAGCTGGTAAATGCCCTGAAATCCGAGGCCGAACGCGTCAAGATTTTAAGGAGCGAACTGGACAAATACGCGCAGTGCGTGACGCAAGTTTGA
- the dj-1beta gene encoding protein dj-1beta, translating to MVFGFPLISRNFCNFVKMSKSALVILAPGAEEMEFIIAADVLRRAGIKVTVAGLNDAEAVKCSRDVQILPDTSLAKVSGDKFDVVVLPGGLGGSNAMGESSLVGDILKNQESNGGLIAAICAAPTVLAKHGIASGKSLTSYPSMKPQLVDKYSYVDDKNVVKDGNLITSRGPGTAYEFALKISEELAGKEKAQEVAKGLLIAY from the exons atggttttcggttttcccttAATTTCTAGGaacttttgtaattttgttaaaatgtcGAAAAGTGCGCTGGTTATTTTGGCCCCCGGGGCAGAGGAAATGGAGTTTATCATAGCCGCCGATGTTTTGCGTCGTGCGGGG ATCAAGGTCACCGTTGCCGGGTTGAACGATGCGGAGGCGGTAAAGTGCTCGAGGGACGTCCAAATTCTTCCCGACACTTCGTTGGCCAAAGTTTCCGGGGATAAGTTCGATGTTGTGGTTTTGCCCGGAGGATTGGGCGGTTCCAATGCCATGGGAGAGTCCTCATTGGTCGGGGACATTCTGAAGAACCAGGAATCGAATGGAGGTCTCATCGCCGCTATTTGTGCCGCGCCCACCGTTTTGGCCAAACATGGAATCGCCTCGGGAAAGTCCCTCACTTCGTATCCCTCGATGAAACCCCAGCTAGTGGATAAATAcag CTATGTGGATGACAAGAACGTGGTGAAGGATGGTAATCTCATTACTAGTCGAGGTCCTGGAACCGCCTATGAatttgctcttaaaatttccgAGGAATTGGCGGGCAAAGAAAAAGCCCAGGAGGTCGCCAAGGGTCTTTTGATAGCCTATTAA